A region of Paraburkholderia sp. BL23I1N1 DNA encodes the following proteins:
- a CDS encoding 2-aminoethylphosphonate--pyruvate transaminase, translated as MEACVILGNDPILLTPGPLSTSPQTREAMLRDWGSWDAAFNRMTHSVCADLVKIVNGESDYVCVPLQGSGTFAVEAALGTLVPRQGCVLVPNNGAYCARLIRILQRMGIAYVELALREDEPVSAAAIEDAFNRNSRISHVAQVHLETSAGLLNPLDDIAAVCQRHGKSLIVDAMSSFGALPIDLRRGGIDALISASGKCLEGVPGMGFVIVRRSVLERGEGRSPSLALDLHDQYVYMEKTTQWRFTPPTHVVAALRQALDQFIAEGGQAARGTRYRQNCAALVNDMKALGFEPFLKPDVQAPVIVTFHAPRDPAWNFADFYAAVREAGYVLYPGKLTQVETFRVGCIGAIDANELHNAVAAIDRALKQLGIRVK; from the coding sequence ATGGAGGCTTGTGTGATCCTTGGAAACGACCCAATCCTGCTGACCCCGGGACCGCTCTCCACCTCGCCGCAAACTCGCGAGGCGATGCTGCGCGACTGGGGTTCGTGGGACGCCGCGTTCAATCGCATGACCCATAGCGTGTGCGCCGATCTCGTGAAGATCGTAAATGGCGAAAGTGACTACGTATGCGTACCGCTTCAGGGCAGCGGCACCTTCGCGGTCGAAGCGGCGCTCGGCACGCTGGTGCCGCGTCAAGGCTGTGTGCTGGTGCCGAACAACGGCGCGTATTGCGCCCGCCTGATCCGCATCTTGCAGCGCATGGGGATCGCTTATGTCGAACTGGCGCTGCGCGAGGACGAACCGGTCAGCGCTGCCGCCATCGAAGACGCTTTCAATCGCAATTCGCGCATCAGCCACGTTGCACAAGTCCATCTGGAAACGAGCGCCGGCCTGCTCAATCCGCTCGACGATATCGCCGCAGTGTGTCAGCGGCACGGCAAGAGCCTGATCGTGGACGCGATGAGTTCGTTCGGTGCGCTGCCGATCGACTTGCGGCGCGGCGGCATAGACGCGCTGATCTCGGCGAGCGGCAAATGTCTGGAAGGCGTGCCGGGAATGGGATTCGTGATTGTGCGGCGCAGCGTGCTGGAACGGGGCGAAGGACGCTCGCCGTCGCTCGCGCTGGACCTCCACGATCAATACGTCTATATGGAAAAGACGACGCAGTGGCGCTTCACGCCGCCGACTCATGTGGTCGCGGCTTTGCGTCAGGCGCTCGATCAATTCATCGCGGAAGGGGGACAAGCGGCGCGCGGCACTCGGTACAGGCAGAACTGCGCGGCGTTGGTGAACGATATGAAAGCACTCGGCTTCGAGCCGTTTCTGAAACCCGACGTGCAGGCGCCGGTGATCGTCACATTTCACGCGCCGCGCGACCCCGCGTGGAATTTTGCGGACTTTTACGCCGCGGTGCGCGAAGCCGGTTACGTGCTGTATCCGGGCAAGCTCACGCAGGTGGAAACGTTCCGCGTGGGCTGCATCGGCGCGATCGACGCGAACGAACTGCATAACGCGGTGGCGGCGATCGACCGTGCGCTGAAACAGCTTGGGATTCGAGTGAAGTGA
- the phnY gene encoding phosphonoacetaldehyde dehydrogenase, giving the protein MNAVLRDHPAFRAEALRLKGERATRSRTLDVLDPFTGTRVGTVPLASIDDVRAAFEYAAAYQANLTRYERSQILERAAALLRERTEDASDLISLESGLSKQDSRYEIGRVADVFKFASIEALRDDGQSFSCDLTPHGKKRRVFSQREPLAGVIVAITPFNHPMNQVAHKIAPAIATNNRVVLKPSEKVPLSALYLADILYEAGLPTPMLQVLTGDPREIADELITHPLAELVTFTGGVVIGKYIAAKAAYRRVVLELGGNDPLIVLEDADLDRAATLAVQGSYKNSGQRCTAVKRMLVQKSIAADFTDLVVEKTRAWTYGDPFDASNQMGTVIDVAAAQLFEARVNEAIAAGARLRIGNQRDGALYAPTVLDGVDPSMTLVREETFGPVSPIITFDTLDDAIRISNGTPFGLSSGVCTNRQDAITRFINELRVGTVNVWEVPGYRIELTPFGGIKDSGLGYKEGVQEAMKSFTNLKTFSLPWE; this is encoded by the coding sequence ATGAACGCCGTACTGCGGGACCATCCTGCATTTCGGGCCGAAGCGCTGCGGCTCAAGGGCGAGCGCGCGACGCGTTCGCGCACACTCGACGTGCTCGATCCTTTTACGGGGACGCGGGTGGGCACGGTCCCGTTGGCGAGCATCGACGACGTGCGCGCGGCGTTCGAATATGCCGCCGCGTATCAGGCGAACCTCACACGCTACGAGCGCTCGCAGATTCTCGAACGCGCCGCTGCATTGCTGCGGGAGCGGACCGAAGACGCCTCGGACTTGATTTCGCTAGAGTCGGGTTTGTCGAAACAGGATTCGCGCTACGAGATCGGCCGCGTTGCCGACGTGTTCAAGTTCGCCTCGATCGAGGCCTTGCGCGACGACGGCCAGAGCTTCTCCTGCGATCTCACGCCGCATGGCAAGAAGCGTCGTGTGTTTTCGCAGCGTGAGCCGCTGGCGGGTGTGATCGTGGCGATTACGCCGTTCAACCATCCGATGAACCAGGTCGCGCACAAGATTGCGCCGGCGATCGCGACGAACAATCGCGTGGTGCTCAAACCGTCGGAGAAGGTGCCTTTGTCGGCGTTGTATCTGGCGGACATACTTTATGAAGCGGGTTTGCCGACGCCGATGCTGCAGGTCCTGACCGGCGATCCGCGCGAAATCGCCGACGAACTGATCACGCATCCGCTGGCGGAACTCGTGACGTTCACGGGTGGCGTGGTGATCGGCAAATACATCGCGGCGAAGGCGGCCTACCGGCGCGTTGTGCTGGAACTGGGCGGCAACGACCCGTTGATCGTGCTCGAAGACGCCGATCTCGATCGTGCGGCGACGCTGGCCGTGCAGGGCTCGTATAAGAACTCCGGGCAGCGGTGCACCGCGGTCAAGCGGATGCTGGTGCAAAAGAGCATCGCGGCGGATTTCACGGATCTCGTTGTGGAGAAGACGCGCGCATGGACCTACGGCGATCCGTTCGACGCATCGAATCAGATGGGCACCGTGATCGACGTCGCCGCCGCGCAGCTATTCGAGGCGCGCGTGAACGAAGCAATCGCGGCCGGCGCGCGCTTGCGGATCGGCAACCAGCGCGACGGCGCGCTTTATGCGCCGACGGTGCTGGATGGCGTCGACCCGTCGATGACACTGGTGCGCGAGGAAACGTTTGGCCCGGTGTCCCCGATTATCACCTTCGATACGCTCGACGACGCTATCCGTATCAGTAACGGCACGCCGTTCGGGTTGTCGTCCGGGGTGTGCACGAACCGGCAGGACGCGATCACACGCTTCATCAACGAATTGCGTGTGGGCACGGTCAACGTGTGGGAAGTGCCGGGATACCGGATCGAGCTGACGCCGTTCGGCGGCATCAAGGACTCCGGGCTTGGCTATAAGGAAGGCGTTCAGGAAGCGATGAAGAGCTTCACCAACCTGAAGACCTTTTCATTACCGTGGGAGTAA
- the phnS gene encoding 2-aminoethylphosphonate ABC transporter substrate-binding protein produces the protein MTKTNSFHATAGLARKLLPALIAAAAFGGTAMQAHAADAVVLYTADGLENLYKDVLPAFEKKEGVKVNIVTAGSGEVVNRATIEKDQPKADVIVTLPPFIQQADQSGLLQAYQSANYKNVPAIAKAPNGAWATFVNNYFSFAINPDVTKNQPKTFADLLHPDYTGKVAYSNPATAGDGMAVIILTTSLMGEDKAFDYLKKLEESAKFHTKGTGYLDVLLSRNEIAFANGDLQMDLDDAANGGLSLKPIFLAASAGGKPTTFQLPYAIGLIKNGPNQAEGKKLIDYLMSTDVQAKVPDIFGIPGRTDVPLAGKNGEAVKKAIAGVTLIPVDWTQVMAKKADWTARWKSDVIGSSGKQIEVVKPK, from the coding sequence ATGACAAAGACGAATTCCTTTCACGCCACGGCCGGCCTCGCACGCAAACTGTTGCCGGCGCTGATCGCCGCGGCAGCATTCGGCGGCACGGCAATGCAGGCGCATGCGGCTGACGCAGTGGTGCTGTACACCGCCGACGGCCTCGAAAACCTCTATAAGGATGTGCTGCCGGCCTTCGAAAAGAAGGAGGGCGTGAAGGTCAACATCGTCACGGCAGGTAGCGGCGAAGTGGTGAACCGCGCCACCATCGAGAAGGATCAGCCGAAGGCCGACGTGATCGTCACGTTGCCGCCGTTCATTCAGCAAGCCGACCAGTCCGGCCTGCTGCAGGCTTATCAGAGCGCCAACTACAAGAACGTGCCGGCAATCGCCAAGGCGCCGAATGGTGCATGGGCGACCTTCGTGAACAACTACTTCTCGTTCGCGATCAACCCGGACGTCACGAAGAACCAGCCGAAGACATTCGCCGACCTGCTGCACCCGGACTACACCGGCAAGGTCGCCTACTCGAACCCGGCCACGGCTGGCGACGGCATGGCTGTGATCATCCTGACCACGTCGCTGATGGGCGAAGACAAGGCGTTCGATTACCTGAAGAAGCTTGAAGAGAGCGCCAAGTTCCACACCAAGGGCACGGGCTACCTCGACGTGCTGCTCTCGCGTAACGAAATCGCCTTCGCCAACGGCGACCTGCAAATGGATCTGGACGACGCAGCGAACGGCGGCCTGTCGCTCAAGCCGATCTTCCTCGCAGCCAGCGCCGGCGGCAAGCCGACCACGTTCCAGTTGCCGTACGCGATCGGCCTGATCAAGAACGGTCCGAACCAGGCAGAAGGCAAGAAGCTGATCGACTACCTGATGTCGACCGACGTGCAAGCCAAGGTGCCGGACATCTTCGGTATCCCGGGCCGCACCGATGTGCCGCTCGCCGGCAAGAACGGCGAAGCAGTCAAGAAGGCGATCGCCGGCGTGACGCTGATTCCGGTGGACTGGACGCAAGTGATGGCGAAGAAGGCTGACTGGACGGCACGCTGGAAGAGCGACGTGATCGGTTCGTCGGGCAAGCAGATCGAAGTCGTCAAGCCGAAGTAA
- a CDS encoding DeoR/GlpR family DNA-binding transcription regulator, with amino-acid sequence MLAEQRHQYILAQVAKTGALSVAELVRELNVSRETIRRDLNALAGRGLLVTTHGGALSSDRREPDLDTREAANAGAKRAIGERAAEFVPDGASLIIDSGSTTQAVARALLDRHRLAVYTNDWRIALLLGRRNDNRVTLLGGELSDIEDATFGLDTVHQLTQYHADFAFIGAGGISPDGYLTDYSRMAAEVRSRMIAAADTVVIVADHSKFGRVTPVRINGIESARYLITELAPEKVLGKAITAHGPEILIA; translated from the coding sequence ATGCTCGCAGAACAACGTCACCAATACATCCTGGCGCAAGTCGCCAAAACCGGCGCGCTCTCGGTCGCTGAACTGGTGCGCGAACTGAATGTGTCGCGCGAGACGATCCGCCGCGATCTGAATGCGCTGGCCGGGCGCGGTCTACTGGTCACGACCCACGGCGGCGCGCTGTCGAGCGACCGGCGCGAGCCCGACCTCGATACGCGCGAAGCCGCCAATGCGGGCGCCAAGCGGGCGATCGGCGAGCGCGCGGCCGAGTTCGTGCCGGACGGCGCTTCGCTGATCATCGATTCGGGCAGCACCACCCAGGCGGTGGCGCGGGCGTTGCTCGACCGCCATCGCCTGGCGGTCTATACGAACGACTGGCGTATCGCGCTGCTGCTCGGCCGCCGCAACGATAACCGCGTGACGCTGCTGGGCGGCGAACTGTCGGATATCGAAGACGCCACCTTCGGTCTCGACACGGTGCACCAGTTGACGCAGTACCACGCGGACTTCGCCTTTATCGGCGCGGGCGGCATTTCGCCGGACGGCTACCTGACCGACTACAGCCGCATGGCCGCCGAAGTGCGCAGCCGCATGATCGCCGCCGCCGACACGGTGGTGATCGTCGCCGACCACTCGAAGTTCGGGCGCGTGACGCCGGTGCGCATCAACGGCATCGAATCGGCGCGTTATCTGATCACCGAACTGGCGCCGGAGAAGGTGCTCGGCAAGGCGATCACGGCGCATGGGCCGGAAATCCTGATCGCCTGA
- a CDS encoding phosphonate utilization associated transcriptional regulator gives MTEYMQTASVDPIEVVRRHSLTTLVRDEIERHIIEGAIAPGDKLNEADWAARLQVSRGPVREAFRALEQAGLVRTEKNRGVFVRTVSLAEADEIYAVRAVLEEAACRMLASRIDARKLAVLRDWLDAMRAALDAEDHDAYALANVAFHDAIVAASGNGKLYETYRRLVSELSLFRRAALVVHADAMERSLAEHRAILTALASRDAEHAAALMHAHVNGGLQRAREACESAGPLVGAARISAVSND, from the coding sequence ATGACCGAATATATGCAAACTGCTTCTGTCGATCCGATTGAGGTTGTGCGCAGGCATTCGCTGACGACGCTGGTCCGCGACGAAATCGAACGGCACATCATCGAAGGGGCGATCGCGCCCGGCGATAAACTCAACGAAGCCGACTGGGCCGCGCGTCTGCAGGTGTCGCGCGGGCCGGTGCGCGAGGCGTTTCGCGCGCTCGAACAAGCAGGCCTCGTGCGCACCGAGAAGAATCGCGGCGTGTTCGTGCGGACGGTGTCGCTGGCGGAAGCCGACGAGATTTATGCCGTGCGTGCGGTGCTCGAAGAGGCGGCGTGCCGGATGCTGGCGTCGCGTATCGATGCACGCAAGCTTGCTGTGTTGCGCGACTGGCTCGACGCGATGCGCGCGGCGCTCGACGCCGAGGATCACGATGCCTACGCGCTCGCCAATGTGGCGTTTCACGACGCGATCGTGGCGGCCTCGGGCAACGGCAAGCTGTATGAGACGTATCGAAGACTGGTGAGCGAGTTGAGCCTGTTTCGCCGCGCCGCGCTGGTGGTGCATGCCGACGCGATGGAGCGCTCGCTCGCCGAGCATCGCGCGATCCTGACGGCGCTGGCTTCGCGCGACGCTGAACATGCCGCGGCGCTGATGCATGCGCATGTGAACGGCGGGTTGCAGCGCGCGCGTGAGGCGTGCGAATCGGCGGGGCCCTTGGTTGGGGCGGCGCGAATATCGGCGGTATCGAACGATTGA
- the phnT gene encoding 2-aminoethylphosphonate ABC transport system ATP-binding subunit PhnT encodes MNTASLAHQGALGASPDALDAARSNTPGGVQIDHLTVRFGSRTVLDDLSLTIHRGELLTVLGRSGCGKTTLLRFIAGFIEADGLSGTLTVAGHDLTHVPPHKRNLGLLFQSYALFPHLSVFDNVAFGLRARRTPSKDVARRVADALKLVQLGDAGHHMPAQLSGGMQQRVALARALVIEPDVLLLDEPLSALDANLRASVRSELKALHERLPNLTIVCVTHDQDDALVLSDRTLLMREGRIAQLGTPQQLYDTPNDGFVARYLGAANLLPPQVAFSMGDVRHNERDRVACLRPEALRIVPLGEGQLHGAITSVEWYGAVLSVSVVLDAMPNEPVLVTMQRGQGMTPEKGARISLRYEADDVVLINR; translated from the coding sequence GTGAATACGGCCAGTCTTGCTCACCAAGGCGCGCTCGGCGCCTCACCGGACGCGCTTGACGCCGCGCGTTCGAACACGCCGGGCGGCGTGCAGATCGACCATCTGACGGTGCGCTTCGGTTCGCGCACGGTGCTCGACGATCTGTCGCTGACCATTCATCGTGGCGAATTGCTCACCGTGCTCGGCCGCAGCGGTTGCGGCAAGACCACGCTGTTGCGCTTCATCGCCGGATTCATTGAAGCGGATGGACTGTCGGGCACCTTGACCGTGGCCGGTCACGACCTGACGCATGTGCCGCCGCATAAGCGCAATCTCGGCTTGCTGTTTCAGAGCTACGCGCTGTTCCCGCATCTGTCGGTGTTCGATAACGTGGCGTTCGGGCTGCGCGCGCGTCGCACGCCGTCGAAAGATGTCGCCCGACGTGTTGCCGATGCCTTGAAACTCGTGCAGTTGGGCGACGCCGGGCATCACATGCCCGCGCAATTGTCGGGCGGCATGCAGCAGCGCGTGGCCTTGGCGCGCGCGCTCGTGATCGAGCCGGACGTGCTGTTGCTCGACGAACCGCTTTCCGCACTCGACGCCAATCTGCGCGCCTCGGTGCGATCCGAATTGAAAGCGCTGCACGAGCGCCTGCCGAATCTGACGATCGTCTGCGTGACGCACGATCAGGACGACGCGCTGGTGCTGTCCGACCGCACGCTGCTGATGCGCGAAGGTCGCATCGCGCAACTCGGCACGCCACAGCAGTTGTACGACACGCCGAACGACGGTTTCGTCGCGCGCTATCTGGGCGCGGCCAATCTGCTGCCGCCGCAGGTCGCATTCAGCATGGGTGACGTGCGCCATAACGAGCGCGATCGCGTGGCCTGTCTGCGTCCGGAAGCACTGCGCATCGTGCCGCTCGGCGAAGGGCAATTGCACGGCGCGATCACGTCGGTCGAATGGTACGGCGCGGTGCTGTCGGTGTCGGTCGTTCTGGACGCGATGCCTAACGAGCCGGTGCTCGTCACCATGCAGCGCGGCCAAGGCATGACGCCGGAGAAGGGCGCGCGTATTTCCCTGCGTTATGAGGCTGACGATGTCGTCCTTATCAACCGCTGA
- the phnA gene encoding phosphonoacetate hydrolase yields the protein MANASERTIEVNGRSYRLPAQPTVVVCVDGCEYDYLEAAVAAGVAPFIGKMLESGAAFKGDCVIPSFTNPNNLSIVCGVPPSVHGICGNYFWDPDANGGEGAEVMMNDPAYLRAGTLLAAAAEAGAAVAVVTAKDKLRRLLGWQLKGICFSAEKADTVTREENGIDEVLDLVGLPVPDVYSAGLSEFVFAAGVRLAETRKLDLMYLSTTDYIQHKWAPGTEGANAFYAMMDGYLAKLDALGWVIGLTADHGMNAKHDLKTGEPNVIYLQDVLDDWLGHGKARVILPITDPYVVHHGALGSFATIYLPSDMSVAQVIERIGGLQGIEVVLDNRAACERFELPNDRVGDIVVVSTQHVVLGTRRDEHDLSGLTVPLRSHGGISEQEVPLLFNRRVEGVPTNKRLRNFDIFDVALNHVSAS from the coding sequence ATGGCAAACGCAAGCGAACGTACGATCGAAGTCAATGGCCGTAGCTACCGGCTGCCCGCACAGCCGACTGTGGTGGTGTGCGTCGACGGCTGCGAATACGATTACCTCGAAGCCGCGGTCGCGGCGGGCGTCGCGCCGTTTATCGGCAAGATGCTCGAAAGCGGCGCGGCCTTCAAGGGCGACTGCGTGATTCCGTCGTTCACCAACCCGAACAACCTCTCGATCGTGTGCGGCGTGCCGCCCTCAGTGCACGGTATTTGCGGCAACTATTTCTGGGACCCGGACGCGAACGGTGGCGAAGGCGCGGAAGTGATGATGAACGATCCGGCCTATCTGCGCGCGGGGACCTTGCTGGCCGCCGCAGCGGAAGCCGGCGCCGCGGTTGCCGTGGTCACCGCGAAAGACAAACTGCGCCGGCTGCTCGGCTGGCAATTGAAGGGCATCTGCTTTTCGGCGGAGAAAGCCGACACGGTGACGCGCGAAGAAAACGGCATCGACGAAGTGCTCGATCTGGTCGGCTTGCCGGTGCCGGATGTGTATAGCGCGGGTCTGTCCGAATTCGTGTTCGCCGCCGGCGTGCGGCTTGCTGAAACCCGCAAGCTCGACCTGATGTATCTGTCGACCACCGATTACATCCAGCACAAATGGGCGCCGGGCACCGAAGGCGCGAACGCGTTCTACGCAATGATGGATGGCTACCTCGCCAAACTCGATGCGCTGGGCTGGGTGATCGGCTTGACCGCGGACCACGGCATGAACGCCAAGCATGACTTGAAGACCGGCGAGCCGAATGTGATCTATCTGCAGGATGTGCTGGACGATTGGCTTGGGCATGGGAAAGCGCGCGTGATTCTGCCGATCACCGATCCGTATGTCGTGCATCACGGCGCGCTCGGTTCGTTCGCGACAATTTACCTGCCGAGCGACATGAGCGTCGCGCAGGTGATCGAACGGATCGGCGGTTTGCAGGGTATCGAAGTGGTCCTCGACAATCGGGCCGCATGCGAGCGCTTCGAATTGCCGAATGACCGTGTGGGCGATATCGTCGTGGTCAGCACCCAGCACGTGGTGCTCGGGACGCGCCGCGATGAACACGATCTGTCCGGACTGACCGTGCCGTTGCGCTCGCACGGCGGGATCTCCGAGCAGGAAGTGCCGCTGCTATTCAATCGTCGCGTCGAGGGGGTGCCCACCAATAAACGGCTGCGCAACTTCGATATCTTCGACGTCGCATTGAATCACGTGTCGGCATCATGA
- a CDS encoding phosphonate degradation HD-domain oxygenase yields MALSLSDIRSLFEQYGNLAYSGEPVTQLEHALQSGALAEEAGAHEELVAAAFLHDLGHLLNLQGETPTERGIDDLHQYFALPFLRPVLPDAVLEPIRLHVDAKRCLCAIDDAYFGQLSVDSGRSLELQGGIFSKEEAEAFLQKPYAEDALRLRKWDDRAKEENRATPGLDHYLGVVERVMQKRVAA; encoded by the coding sequence GTGGCATTGAGTCTGAGCGACATCCGTTCGTTATTTGAGCAATACGGGAATCTTGCCTACAGCGGCGAGCCGGTGACGCAGCTTGAACATGCGCTGCAAAGCGGTGCATTGGCGGAAGAGGCAGGCGCTCACGAGGAACTCGTTGCCGCCGCGTTTCTGCACGACCTCGGTCACCTGCTGAATCTGCAAGGTGAAACGCCGACGGAGCGGGGCATCGACGATCTGCATCAGTATTTCGCGCTGCCATTCTTGCGGCCGGTGTTGCCGGACGCGGTGTTGGAGCCGATCCGGCTGCATGTCGACGCCAAGCGCTGCCTCTGTGCAATCGACGACGCGTACTTCGGCCAGCTTTCCGTCGATTCGGGGCGGAGCCTGGAATTGCAAGGCGGTATCTTCAGCAAGGAAGAGGCTGAGGCGTTCCTGCAGAAGCCGTACGCGGAAGATGCACTACGCCTGCGCAAATGGGACGATCGCGCCAAAGAAGAGAACCGCGCGACGCCGGGCCTCGATCATTATCTGGGCGTAGTCGAGCGCGTGATGCAGAAGCGCGTGGCTGCCTGA
- the phnV gene encoding 2-aminoethylphosphonate ABC transport system, membrane component PhnV, with protein sequence MAVELDPTVLPVMHKKARPVRRSLPVRMLGSLFLGFAALLCFWLFVLPVLVVALSSMAGHWSGTILPDSLSMRWFERLGSSDFDALTTSLEIGMGVAVLGTILGLWLALALEGRDRRGLGAIVDTIAMMPNGVPSVVLGLAVLIAYHKRPLDLSSSAAIVVFVQLALVLPFCYRCAAAALRPELTILREAAASLGAPPSMVLRRVVLPQLVPAIRASLALGFALSLGELGATLTVYPPGFATVPIVVVGQVERGYYLPASALSLILLMVSLAALLLIAARVPRRRAD encoded by the coding sequence ATGGCCGTTGAACTCGACCCGACCGTATTGCCGGTCATGCACAAGAAGGCGCGGCCGGTGCGCCGCAGCCTGCCGGTGCGCATGCTCGGCAGCCTGTTTCTCGGTTTTGCCGCGTTGCTGTGCTTCTGGCTGTTCGTCTTGCCGGTGCTGGTGGTCGCGCTGTCGAGCATGGCCGGGCACTGGTCGGGCACCATCCTGCCGGACAGCCTCAGCATGCGCTGGTTCGAGCGGCTCGGCTCCAGCGACTTCGACGCGCTGACGACAAGCCTCGAAATCGGCATGGGCGTCGCCGTGCTTGGCACGATTCTCGGGCTGTGGCTGGCGTTGGCGCTCGAAGGACGCGACCGGCGCGGTCTCGGCGCGATCGTCGACACCATCGCGATGATGCCCAACGGCGTGCCGAGCGTGGTGCTCGGGCTGGCCGTGCTGATCGCCTATCACAAGCGGCCGCTGGATCTGTCGAGCTCGGCGGCGATCGTCGTGTTCGTGCAGCTCGCGCTGGTGCTGCCGTTCTGCTACCGCTGCGCGGCTGCAGCGTTGCGTCCGGAATTGACCATTCTGCGCGAAGCGGCTGCGAGCCTGGGGGCGCCGCCGTCGATGGTGCTGCGCCGCGTCGTGCTGCCGCAACTGGTGCCGGCGATCCGTGCAAGTCTCGCGCTCGGCTTCGCGCTTTCGCTCGGCGAACTGGGTGCCACGCTCACCGTCTACCCGCCGGGCTTTGCGACGGTGCCGATCGTCGTCGTCGGGCAGGTGGAGCGCGGCTACTACCTGCCGGCTTCCGCGTTGTCGCTGATTCTGTTGATGGTCTCGCTTGCTGCGCTGCTGCTGATCGCGGCACGTGTCCCGCGCCGTCGGGCGGACTGA
- a CDS encoding AlpA family transcriptional regulator has protein sequence MKIRFSLKEVAEALSLSPTTVQKLVREKSFPEPRLLSGRRVGWLAHEVRKWADARPVADLLPPEKAGARKRQIPQGERPAS, from the coding sequence ATGAAAATCCGTTTTTCTCTGAAAGAAGTGGCAGAGGCGCTTTCCTTGTCGCCGACGACCGTACAGAAACTGGTGCGCGAAAAAAGCTTCCCTGAACCGCGGTTACTATCCGGCCGCAGGGTGGGATGGCTCGCACACGAGGTCCGGAAGTGGGCTGACGCTCGCCCCGTTGCTGACCTGCTGCCGCCGGAGAAAGCGGGCGCTAGAAAGCGGCAAATTCCTCAAGGCGAGCGGCCAGCTTCGTGA
- a CDS encoding 2-aminoethylphosphonate ABC transporter permease subunit, with protein MSSLSTADTPNSLGAAADAADARRNASAASHTAAVKRRERAAQWHLLFLAVVVLGPLVIYPLVRLVLLSVTGTHGLSLQAYSTFFSNPETSGVVGTTLWILFVSAGLASLLGIALAALLFFKPFPGARMVTRFLELFVAFPSFLVAFTLIFLYGSQGSVSIALQRLFHLEAPPLNFLFGVGGVILAEVVFYAPFVVRPTLASFATLDMRLIEAARSLGASGWMVAFKVILPLAWPGIAAGTILCFLLTLNEFGILLVLGSAHLITLPVAIYSSATVDLDLPTAAAGAVVMLIMSLSLYALYRQVNRRKVKGAGHGR; from the coding sequence ATGTCGTCCTTATCAACCGCTGATACCCCCAATTCCCTCGGCGCGGCCGCCGATGCCGCCGATGCCCGCCGCAACGCGAGCGCGGCCTCGCATACGGCCGCGGTGAAGCGACGCGAACGCGCGGCGCAATGGCACCTGCTGTTCCTGGCGGTGGTCGTGCTGGGTCCGCTCGTGATCTACCCGCTTGTTCGCCTGGTGCTGCTGAGTGTCACCGGCACACACGGTTTGAGCCTGCAGGCCTACTCGACGTTTTTCAGCAATCCCGAAACAAGCGGCGTGGTCGGCACGACGCTGTGGATTCTGTTTGTGAGTGCCGGGCTCGCCTCTTTGCTCGGCATTGCCCTCGCGGCGCTGTTGTTCTTCAAGCCGTTTCCCGGCGCGCGCATGGTCACCCGGTTCCTCGAACTGTTCGTCGCGTTCCCTTCGTTTCTGGTCGCCTTCACGCTGATCTTTCTGTATGGCTCGCAAGGATCGGTCAGCATTGCCTTGCAGCGGCTGTTTCATCTCGAGGCGCCGCCGCTCAATTTCCTGTTCGGTGTGGGCGGCGTGATTCTCGCGGAAGTGGTCTTCTACGCGCCGTTCGTCGTGCGCCCCACGCTGGCGTCGTTCGCCACGCTCGACATGCGTTTGATCGAAGCCGCCCGCAGTCTCGGCGCAAGCGGCTGGATGGTTGCGTTCAAAGTGATCCTGCCGCTCGCGTGGCCGGGCATCGCCGCGGGCACGATCCTGTGTTTCCTGCTGACGTTGAACGAGTTCGGCATTCTGCTCGTGCTCGGCAGCGCGCATCTGATCACGCTGCCGGTCGCGATCTATAGCTCCGCGACCGTCGACCTCGATCTGCCGACCGCTGCTGCTGGCGCGGTGGTGATGCTGATCATGTCTTTGTCGCTGTACGCGTTGTACCGCCAGGTCAACCGTCGCAAGGTGAAAGGAGCGGGCCATGGCCGTTGA